The nucleotide window AGCCTGCAGATAGCCTCAGGAGATTATGATCTATCAAGACAGCAAGGAAAGTCAAAGGAAACAAACCCTGACAAGACAGCATTTCATTCTGAACTGGTAAGAAACTACAAGCAAACAATGTGAACAGCAACCAGTCTCATTTCCCGTACTAATCCAGTTATAACTGACTCACGTAATGAAACAAGGACAGCTGTACAATAACACAGTTGATATGAAGGTGACAGGACTGTGTGGTTCTACAGCATTCCCAGCTGTATCATAACTATATCTTAGTCTCTTTTTACAAAGCTTTGCGTGATCTTGGCCCAAAATATTTGAGTGATCTTTTAGTCCCTTATAATCCCTCTCGTACACTTCAATCACAAGGAGCAGGTTACCTAGTTGTTCCTGGAATTAAAAAAGTCACAGCTGGCAACAGAGCATTTTCTCATAGAGCTCCCCAATTCTGGAATAGCCTCCCCGCAGATGTGTGGAATTAAGACGCACTCCCAGCGTTCAAATCTGggttaaaaacatatttgttcAGTCTAGCCTTTGGATAAATATTAAGGAAAAACAAGCCACGCAACCTACCAATTTCTGTTTTCGTTGTCATTCACTAATACTTTATTTCTTGTCTATTCTGAGGTGGAGTGTTAGGAAGCCAGGCCCAGAATCCAGCTCCTTCTACCTGTCGAACTCAACTTCCCAGAGAAATTTCAACCAAAGGAAACTACTGAACATTCCAGACACTGCTGGACCTCACTACacattactgaaataaaaatactatCTTTTTCACCATGtctgttcattttaattaacagagGAGGATAGGCTCCCCCTTTCGAGCCTTGGTTCAGGCCTGGAAATCTGTAAAGCTGCTTTGTGACAATGTCcattgaaaaaatacaaataaaactaaacTGTATTGAACTGAATTTTCCTCAGTAGGATATATTTAAGCACTCCAAATGCAAACCATATCCACGTTGTGGAATTCGAgaatatggatttttttttcgttCATTTACCTGAACACAGGATTCTCACATCCTCCTTGTGTCCACAGTCATGCTGTCCCCACCCTGCTGAAGGACACTCCCACAGAGACGACTCGTTCCCCATACAGcccacctcgtccagccagatgggtCCAGTTCCCTGGCTGAAGGAGGCTGGCACTGGGGCACTGAGGGCCATCCCACACCGGAGCTGCCTGCACACCACCTGAGAGTCtgccaggtcccaggagtcatcgcagactgtcccccaggagccaTTGTGATAAACCTCCAGCCTCCCAGCACAATCGCCTCCTGCTCCAACCAGCCTTAAGGAGCGCTGGGCTAGGAGAGAGGCAGGACCAAATGATAAAGACACATTCCTATAaacatagtagttcaggtgggtagctgcatcagcatgcgtaggctgcaaaggaacaataggcttattccatgctgaaaaaaagaagaaacaaaacacaacgtttcggccgtggagccttcttcaggtgtgaatttCTATAAACATTGCTGATACAATTACCTCCTACCTCATCTAGCCTGAGGGAGTGCTGGGCTAGGAAAGAGACATATATATCATTATGGCTGGAGTGGTGTCATTCAAGCTAACGTTGactcttaaaaaaaagttaggAGTCTCAAAAATATTAGTTTACATATCTGCAGAACTGGTAAGCACAGAGGAACAAAGTGAATCTTTTGGTTTACTCGAATTACCTCCTTATTAGAGTTGTCATCAGACTAAATTCACAggataaaatataaacaaagaGAAAGAAGAGAGAGGTAACTGAAggaaggaagagagaggaggcatGTCAGACAAGAAGAACTGGAGATAAAATTCTAGTTAAATAATGGAACCTTGTTTAAGAGACCTTGCAGTCTTGTAATTtaagaacattaaaacattttcaggttTCCTTTATTGTGCAATCCTCAGGCTAAAGGCATTCTCTCCTAGTTGGAGGTTTAGAATAGAAAGTAGATTTTCATTCACTTTTCGGCATTATATTAGTGAGAACATATTCTGTTCATTTAGGATGCAGGGTAATTCTCTGGTTAGCCTGTTTATGCATCATAGAGGATTTCAGATTATAGAGTTATAagggaaaaatgttttatataacaaGGGGTAAACTATGGATTTTTACCCTGTCTTCAAACTAAGTGTCTGTAGAAAACCCGAATAGAAATAGCTATAAGTCAATGAATTCTGACCATTCTGAGGCTTAGAGAGATATCATTGCTGTTTGGGGCAATGCTGAgcaaaaaacaagtttttgttTAATCTTCATTGCCTGCATGTCAGTCAAGTGCAGATCAATCAGATTCTAGCAATCAGTTTGTAAGAAGTCTTCTTTTTTACTGCTTAAATCCTATATATAGCCTCTCTAGCACTGCCTATGTCACTAAGACATATGAGAAATGTGATGATTCAGGTTTAATATCCAAGGGTTTAGCTTCAATTCAAGCCCTGGTCCAGGCCTCTACTGTCTATACTTCACAAGATATTGCACCCCAAGATGTTTAAGGGCACTTTCTTCCAGGTGGAAATTTCCCCTGGATTCTGTGACAACCTGAGACTCCATCTCCAATGGATTTGTTAAGATTATGTCACGAACacggactgaaatccatgtcagatcttgtagaagaccctatgcgatgcggtaagagctggagaaaacaggaggcatggtaaaaaggaacacacaggggtttaatagtgcacaaaataatagtgacagtccgtgagacagtgtacgaggaagacaaaacggcatccaaatccaaacgggtccaggTCAAagcaggtcaaagcacagtccgagagtccatcaactagaaatccatcctgggacgcaacaaagttaaaatccccgggaggggggagcacatggacaaacaaaacatggaggtccaagggtgacggggcgagatcctccagaccccgggctcaggaagcgggaggtgtcggggatgaggcctatgccctcaggagacgggcGTAGGGtgtcctggtgctaggcgggcctcgcaacatcttaccctaatgatgagccccgaggactggaagAGCTGgtcttaaataataacactaaaagggtacacctggagagcttaatcacacgaacaataatgggagcagtgaagcgccctctagggagggatgtcgggcgtgacagattctgaatgttttaatgtttattttcttgttatATCAATGGAAATCCAGCCCATTCaagataaaacattatatatcATTAATAACACTAAAAGATTGTTTTTATGGACCTAATAAACCAGTACTTTTCAATGCTTATGATGTAGTAAGTGCATCTACATCCATATGTTCTGGTAATGCCCACCAATCATTCTTTCAAAAAAATGAATagataaaatgtttgtttcctTAGGCTGTAGAGTTTCATTGTTCTTTATTAATGTATTGACTTGTCATGCAAATATTCTCAGTTTTCATCTCTGTTGCTCACAACTGCAAGAAAGGAGATCTTAATGAATTAGAAGCACAGGCCTCACATCTGTGGTCAGCAGTGCATTAACCTGATGACAAAACACTGCATCTCTACAGAAAGGGATGATTGGATCGAACAATATACAGAGCTTCTTCTACAGACATGCTCAAGTTTCAGGAAACATTTATCCCAGCTCTATTATCAGTCTATATTAATGGACAAAAGACTTAAAATAGGAACAAATATCACTTCATACAATattttaactcttaacaggtCCAGCTGTTATATTTTGTGACAAATCTTTTAGGGTTTGTCTTTTATGTCCTACATATCAATCTGCATATGATAACAGTCAAAAATACTTTGAATGGCTCCTACCTGAGCAGAGCTGGGCAACATCCTGTCCAGTGTTGCAGCTAACTGTCTGTGGAGAACTGCAGTTCACCAGGTGAGACTCATCCCCggagcactgaatacctgtcagacacacagtgctgtcactgtcccatacagagaggagttatagacttgtactacagagcactgaatacctgttAGACACACAGCATTGTCGCCTGTCTCATACAGAGAGGAGTTGTATATTTGCACCACTgagccacagcccagctgtctgcagaccacaGAGGCCTCTCTGTAGCCCCAGGAGTGCTGGAGGAGTGTCCCCCAGGTGCTGTTGTAGTGAACCTCCACCCGGCCATCACAGTGACTCTCTCCTCCTGACAGCTGGACTCCACCATCTAGAGCTGACAAGGAtgaatctaaaaaataaatgaacatcACGTTTTATTGTCAGTCAGATATCAGTACCATAAAACCAGCCCACGGAGATGGAGAATTTGTTTTGTCCAGGTGAAAGGATGGAAAATTTGTTCATACCTGACTGATTTCATCGTTATCTTTTGGTAAAATTAACATGACACATCCATGTGTTCAACCTCAAGaagcattgtttttaaataataataatatcactttattaaccataaacaattccttgcattaggaattatcttttcacatatcccgcttgctctccatgagacacacacagacagggagagagcataggatctgccattgtacagcacccctggagcagttgaggttacaggccttgctcaggagcccaacagagtaggattcctctgccagtcaCAAGATTTGAACCAGCCACCTTTCAGCCAtaagcacagatccttagccgcaGAACCACCACTCCACCCAATGTTAATTATTAACAGTTTTTCAACAAAATGTTTGGACATCATGTTTCATTTATTGGATGGCATTGTGGTGCAGTAGTTAACATTGCTTGCCTCACAGCACTAATGACCtacatgttcttcccatgttcacatggatttcctaccacagtccagaaacattCTGACAGGTTATTTAGATTTTGGGATAACTGCCCCAGGTAtcggtgtgtgtttgtgtctgtgtgtgcactgtgatggactggtatcactttctcctgttgtttgcttgggtaggctccaactcccccatgaccctaaattggatgaagctgttagaaaacgGTTAGAAAACGGTTggaatttcaatttaaaagacaatttttcACTAGGATCCAACAGATTGGGGGatgcgatgggggatgccaatacatgtgtttgtgaacttctaccgctgcactatcgagagcgtcctcaccaacgggatcaccgtgtggtatggcaacacctcttcgcgagaaagaaaggcactgcagagaatggtcaatatggcccagaagatcatcggctgcagtctcaccgagattaaacagctctatgaggaccgctgccgtggtagaattctggccatcacagaggacagtcaccacccagggcatgagctcttcaccccactgccctcaggcaagagatataagagcatacggacacttaccactagattcttcaatagcttctatccacaagcagtgagactggcgaacacatttagccatccccctcggaccacacccacaccatcaccatctacctcattgtaatttatttattgtacgtctccagtcattgtttacacgtctgtattgtttacattcaaactgcctgcatgtttacttgcacattgtctattgtttgtttgtacattgtcttgatgcactgtttgcactttgttttgtttttttacacttgttttacaatcgagagactttctgtaagtaagaattccattgtaccagtaccggttacatatggcaataaagttcaagttcaagttcaagttcaagattGATGGAAGTGGAGCACCAGCAATGTGTCAAAATCACATTTACATTCTGCATGTAATGGCTGCATGTCCCGAGTTCATATATTTTTAGTAGTTAACATGTTTAATTATCAAGATGTAAATTGGTTTGATGGTTGCATTCTCACCAGAGCAGATGACACCTGCGTCCTGTCCATGAGAGCACACTGCTCTCCCCCATGAGGAGACAGAGCAGTTTGAGAGACGGCTCTCATTCCCCCTGCAATCAAACACATCAGCCCATACTGGTCCACTGCCCTGTCCAAACCAGGCCTGTCCTGGTGTTGCTACagcctccccacagcccagctgctggcagagaacactggcatctgtgaggtcccagcactgatcacacactgtcccccatTTACTGTCGTACTGCAGCTCCACTCGTCCAGAGCAGGAGTCCGAGCCGTTCGCCAGCCTGAACCCTGTGTATCCTGCAGATAGGAGAGAACTTCATCGGCATGACACCATAACAGGGCACAtgaaatacaacaataaaaaaaaaatcaataagatGAAAAAACTGTAACATCCAGCTCTCAGTGACCGAGAGACCAACAGAAAGCTTTGACTAAGAACAAATATTGTGATGCCATGTTAAGGCTTCTTCAAGAtgtgttactttttatttttgccaaGCTTTCCCAGCACCTAAGATAGTGATGTGAAGCTCACAGGAGACAATGTGCTCCCTGCTCCAGGCCTGATGAAACCAGGAAGGACAACCAGGAGAAGAAGACGCAGAACAAATACTGCCCGATCATCAGCCTCCAAGCTGAAGgctttcacttttatttttcatcactACAACCCCAGCCTTAGACCTGAAGAAGAGCGTTGTGTTATGCTCCCACCTAGCCTTCCCAAAACTTAGAGAGTGTGCAGGTGTGCCCGTTGTGGCTAACAATGAgccgcaaaaaaaaacaaaaacaaacagcacttgtgcctgtttttgaaaaaacaaaccagaGTACTAGTTTATTTGACAATCTCAGATACAACGTTAGTTAAATAATATCACAGTTATATGCGAGGTCCTATCAGtaagaaaaatttaaaaaagtaactaGCTGTGAAcctgaaaacacaacaaacacaaaaagaaaagtcTTCGGCTAACTCCCTGTCCTAATCTGACTCAAAACAACTAAAATTAACAAATCCAAgacatgaataaaaataaaaacaaaaacaaagtctcAATCAAATAATTTTCCTGGACACTGGTAATCTATTTTGCTCCTCATGTCTCACTAGATCTCTCATTTACCTATATATAGGCCAACTGGAGGTCCACAGCTGATATTAATTAAGATGTGACCTCCAGGGACACAGGGACTGTCCAACATCAGTGCTACACTAGTCCTACACAAGTCTCATACACTGCCTCTGCAATACCCACAAATACTCACAAATACTACAATACTCACAAATGACAACAACCTTGCCTTTAgttaagtgatcttatcttacctgTGCAAGTGAGACCCACAGCTCTGCTCTGGGAGCAGCTCTGCTCTGGCCTGGCTGCAGTGGGGCAGTGCCGTAGCTTGGACTCTTGTCCTGTACACTGGAACTGCTCTGACCCGACTGGACCCTGGCCCTGTCGGAAATGAGCGCCTCTGTGTATCACCGAAGGAGCCCCACAGTCCAGCTCCCGACAGACAACCTCTGCATCCTGCCAGTCAAAGTCAGAGTCGCACACTGAGGTCCAGGTGTTCTTGAGATTCACCTCAACTCTCCCAGAGCAGAGACTGTGTCCGTTCACCAGCCTCACAAAacctgcagagaactacaggcTGTCAGTCTGAGCAGGTAATCTCTCATAGTGCAGCTCATTGCTCACTGCCACTGAACCTGGTGCCTGTGAGAATTAAACTTACTACCCTATGAAAATAAACCAACttcatgtgaaaaaataaatatgatagATTCTCAATTTAAATCTTGACTTCTTATTGTTCCattcataaatatatttacacCTATAATTAGGcgtagaaaattacattttagaaatacatACACTATTACAATCAATTGGACAATAATGCAGAGTGCTTTCAATAAGAATATAGATAATTGGATAGATATAGATAAGAAAGTAGAAAATAggacataaataaaaattaaatgaaagagaggagagttggaagaaaatctgaaaggtCAACGTCAAAAAGTTTAACCATAAAATATTTTGgggctgaacttttttacagattGTAAAATTGATTACTTTCCTCTGGAAATAATGTAGATACATGTAGATCTAATAATTGTAGATGAATGTTAAGACTCTAAATCATCAATCTCCACCTCTGTGCTCTAGCATGTGCCTCCAAAGAAGGTGTTCAGTGCATCATTACCTTTACGCTGGGGCAAATGCAAGATACAAAAATCAGAGACACTAAATTTATCAGTTTGTGTACTACAAATCAAACTATCACCCTCATTCCAGCTGTTCCACATGTTCATAGCAATAACCACAGTGCTGAAGATGCCACCTGTGGAACACATTTGACTGTagaataagtaaaaatagaaactgatcacaaatccatccatccattttcgaactgCTTCTTACAATTCATGATTCCCAGTGTAGCTAGGGATGTAGACTTAAtaaatacagaagaaaaaaaaactgatccaTATCACCAAATTCACAGAAGCAGAATGGCATGTCATATACTCAAAGAAAAGATTCCCCATTGCCTGGCACTGCTGaaacaggactgtctgacctgggcactgacacacactctggacaagaccaggactgtcacagcctggcactgctggagcaggactgtctgacctgggcactgacagatactctggaCAAGTCCAGGACTGTCatagcctggcactgctggagcaggactgtctgacctgggcactgacagatactctggacaagtccaggactgtcacagcctggcactgctgaaacaggactgtctgacctgggcactgacacacactctggacaagaccaggactgtcacagcctggcactgctggaacaggacagtcagacctgggcactgacacacactctgggcaagaccaggactgtcacagtctggcactgctggagcaggactgtctgacctaagcactgacagacactcaggacaagaccaggactgtcacagcctgacactgctggaacaggacagtcagacctgggcactgacacacactctgggcaagaccaggactgtcacagtctggcactgctggagcaggactgtctgacctgggcactgacagacactctggacaatATGACAACACACACTAGCTGAGGGCAAGACACAGTaaagagaaacagaccctgaggaAGTATAGGCTCAATTACCGAAGCTCACTTCTATTAAGATTAATAGAAACAGTATTATTCttcatgtatttacagtatatattggctACAGACGTGTGCATATGTGACCTTATTTCAGGTACATTGCCtacatattattttctaatttgtaAAGGGATGAGCATGTGGAGACAAGACAAGATTGTGATTTCTGCCAAACCCATGAAGATTGATCTGCCATCCTCAGTCACCTGTAAGGTGACATTTAAAATCAGGAAGCAGTTCTCCCAGATGAGATGGGAGCAGAAGGAAGGGACTGATCACTTTTGAGAAAGATATTAAAGAGCTGGTAAGCAGCTTAACTGCCTGTTGTATTCCTTCATGTGAAGATGCTCATTCAAATgtttagctttattttttttgtttttgggttgtttttattgttctgtaAATAATTAAACACTACTTTGGAAATTAAGGCTTTATTTGTGTTCATCCAAATAGCTGCCTGTATACAGCAGCTGGCTTCTGGGTTTGACACTAACTTACAAagcgtttttattttctgaaacctCAACCCTGgaaaacataaaacagagggagagggacatTTTTCCCTAGAGAAACAGATGTTATATCagattttttagttattttttaagaatgtgAATGTATtcatgatgtatttaaaacattccATACTCTATGTACACTGAGAACTGAGGGCAAGTTTGCTAAAGGATTGTAGGAATATGGAACAGGTTACCAGATATCCCAGCTTTCTTGAAGAAAcagtggatgagatccttggatcaatactGACTACCAAATGGACCAGGAAGCTGAGAGATCTCCTCTACTTTGTAATAGATTACATTTTGAGAATACATATCAgtcatattgtttttattctataGTTTTTAGATATTGTTGTAACTAATTTGTTTCACTCAATCTCACAGAATGCGGTCATTGTTGTTATGTTTGTAAATATATCAGAGAAAAGCAACTGATGTTCAATGTCAATGCTGTAATTCTTTGATCAATACAGCTCTTTGAATCTGAATTTAAATAGAGAAAAGGGAGAAGTAAGAGAGACACAGCAGAACTGTAAGTGAAAATGATCCTGATGAATTACAAGGAGGACAAACTGGAGTTTTCAAATCAAGACCAAGAATAAATTTGTTTATACAGATCTAtcggtcacatactgtaaatttattTGTAGATTTACAGCCTTATGATCAAACACTGTCCTTTGGCCTCTTTATTGGTCAATTGTAAAACGTAACAGGAATCATACAGGTGGGGTTGGGGGTTTCAGACAGTTTTCAATATCTTTTCTACACACTGCAGGAAATACAATCCAGAAGGAGAAAAGACACACAGTGACTTTGAGGGGTGCTGTCACAGCTctcagcaggacaggagcagtAAGAATGGGAGGATGGACAGATGGATCATGATAATGGACTCTAGATAAATAGATGAGTTTTAATTCTCCTCAGTGCTGGAGACTGGAGAGAGTCTGCGTCTCTTACCTGAACACCTCACTCCAGCATCATAGGAGGAGGGCTATACTGCTTCACTTCTTGTTTTCCACAGTCCCTCAGCGCAGCCTCTGACCCCTTGCAGTTGACCCAattcagcaggactgatccagaCCCTGGTCCAAAGTGAGCTCCTCCTGGTGCTGAAACAGCAGATCCACAGCCCAActgtctgcacaccactgcAGCAGCATCCAGATCCCAGCCAGAGTGACGTACTGTCCCCCACTCTCCACCATGATACACCTCCACTGTCCCCTCATAGGGACTGGCTCCATTCACCAGCCTCACATCAGAACTGCCTGGAGAAAGAGAGATAAATACGCATGACTATGACTACAGAGGATTGAGACTTTTTCTTCCTGGGTATTGGGAGCTATAGTCCCTATAGTGGACAGGGGACATAAAAACCGTAGTGACTATGGCTCTCAGAACACAGACATTAACCACTGTGCTCTGAGAGCTGTGATCAGTACATTGGACAGGGATGTGTGATGTCAGAGTTCTAGGACTTGTGTTCCTgggtttctggaagctgtggtaACTGCAGTGGACAGTGACTGTGGAGTCAGAAGCCTACATCACTGACacatgggaaaaactaaggttgctgctggaagaggtgttagtggggccagcagggggcgctcaccctgtggtccacgtgggtcctaatgccccagtatagtgatggggacactatactgtaaaaaggtgccgtccttcggatgagacgtaaaaccgaggtcctgactctctgtggtcgttaaaaatcccagggcgtttctcgaaaagagtaggggtgttaccccggcgtcctggccaaatttcccattggccttaaccaatcatggcctcctaataatccccatctatgaattggcttcattactctctgctctcctccccactaatagctgatgtgtggtgagcgttctggcgcactatggctgccgtcgcatcatccaggtggatgctgcacattggtggtggtggaggggagaccccattacctgtaaagcgctttgagtggagtgtccagaaaagcgctatataagtgtaagcaattattattataattacatgGTCTGTTGTATCTGTGTCTCAGGTCCTATATGTAAAAACTGTATGATACCACTGGCTGCTGCCTGCTTGTCCATATAAGGTAAGAGATATAAAGTGAGATTTAATGATGTGTCTCTTTACTTAGTGTGTTGTATTTGAAAGTGAGAccttagaaaacacaaaatagaAACAGTACAAAAATGTTCACAAACAGATAAGTGCTTTATAGATTGTGCTTAAATATACCATTAATGAACCATTATCTAGTTAAAATATAACTAGATATTTTTTAGATTAAACATTCATTCACTTTCAGTTTGCAGTATGTAATGTTGTtcccttatatactgtagtacaaatcatttttaatactgattttttacattcagattttttttcacttaacaAAGTCTTTTCAGCTTATAGATGTTGATATATGACTCACAGAATGAATTCCATTTAAAACACAGCATATTCCAAATGTATAAGATAAGTTTATTGTATGTTTAACTAAAATATGTTTACCAACcatgttcttgtgtttttgtccTGAGACATTCTGGTCCTGATTCTCAACTGGTGGTGACaggcaaattaaatatttcacttgtataatattaattaaatattcaattttcaTTATCCGGCTTAAAAACTTGCATTTGagtatgcattttaaatgcagaCTCCACAGATTGACTGTTTTATCTGCGTCTTAGGTCCCAAACATAATAACTGCATGGTAACACTTTGTATGTATGTTGTAGAGATGAATCACTCTGCTCTGAGTGTcccatttgaaaatgaaaatgcaatcaGTACAATACCTTTATAATAAACAGATGATTTACATACTATACTAAAATATACAttagcatgtacagtacctactcAATTTCCAGTGAATATTTaactagatttgtttttaaaccttCACATTCAGGAATATTTGGAATATATATTGTTTCCATTATATATGACAATTCATTTGTAGTATCGATTTTGCTTTACATTCATACATTTCTTTTGCTCTGGAGACATGTTAATGTGTGCCTATTGTATTTTTAGCATTTACCTGTTAACTAAGTATACTTAATTTTCATTATCCAAACTTGCATTTTCATTATGAAAGCTTAAAACACTGCAttatttatacattatacacTCCAAATGCacaccacaaagaaaaaaaaaacacttatcaCACACATcgcaatataataaaaaataatacccAGCATACAGTTAAATAAcctcaaaacacaaaatgattaaGCTATCATTGAATCATCagtcagatactgtataaacatattTTCTACACATTATCCTTTACCTTTACTACAGTACAGCCTCTACGTGTTAAATTATTGTTGTAACGCCTCAGTGACTAATAAGACTCcactttctaaaaataattgatATTCTGCTTTTTCTGAAGGAGTAAAGAATGCCACCTTTACTATAGTACAGCCTGTCCCTTTTAATGTCTAAACACAGCAAACCTGGTGTACATGGTGTACATCAgacgttgcgtttcttttctttaaaccaCATGAGACAAAACCACACAAGACAATTTTCCTGTGAGTCTGGTGTTGAGAGGAAATGGGGCTCCTCTGTGTAACCTCTGTGTAAGCTCCTCAGGGCTATAAACCGGCAACCATTAACACATTTCAGAAGAGACAGACGACCCCAGTGATGGAGCTGCAGGAAGAGGCTGTCCTGACGTCTGCTGTCTCTAACACACTAGAGATGAGGAGGTCAG belongs to Lepisosteus oculatus isolate fLepOcu1 chromosome 14, fLepOcu1.hap2, whole genome shotgun sequence and includes:
- the LOC102692178 gene encoding scavenger receptor cysteine-rich type 1 protein M130-like — translated: MVESGGQYVTLAGIWMLLQWCADSWAVDLLFQHQEELTLDQGFVRLVNGHSLCSGRVEVNLKNTWTSVCDSDFDWQDAEVVCRELDCGAPSVIHRGAHFRQGQGPVGSEQFQCTGQESKLRHCPTAARPEQSCSQSRAVGLTCTGYTGFRLANGSDSCSGRVELQYDSKWGTVCDQCWDLTDASVLCQQLGCGEAVATPGQAWFGQGSGPVWADVFDCRGNESRLSNCSVSSWGRAVCSHGQDAGVICSAQRSLRLVGAGGDCAGRLEVYHNGSWGTVCDDSWDLADSQVVCRQLRCGMALSAPVPASFSQGTGPIWLDEVGCMGNESSLWECPSAGWGQHDCGHKEDVRILCSDHNLLRLSAGCSGQAEVYYNGTWGSICANSMTDTTAAVICKQLGCGDKGTTRETNSRLSPDPKWLDFVSCRKHDSTLWQCPSSPWGQNDCTDREVANITCSVPLALRLAGGTNCSVRVELRYEGPWGTVCDDSWDMQDAQVVCRQLGCGDAVSAAVEASFGPGSGAIWLDEVNCRGSEVHLWDCCHSGLNQSDCRHKEDAGVTCTGLSEPTSSPATATGRTRTTPQTQLLGGLSASPLVLLLLGALLFVVLALLVGQLIQNRNLRKGVPHTGPGVDRGCLGEAPPAGLDTEELHQQSHAVLQQL